In Arcanobacterium wilhelmae, the following are encoded in one genomic region:
- a CDS encoding glutaminyl-peptide cyclotransferase → MRFSPLTLTITLTAILFTAACSSPATSSEPGDSSASAASSAVVAPTAPAPNQPAQRMRVETIATHPFDASLFMEGIEVEGGHLLVSSGLTGSSSLSRRTLTGEILQKIDLPAQYFGEGTTRVGDSIWLLTYKAGKAFKYDAKTFTKTAEAHYDGEGWGLCSYDDGQMWMSNGTDTLVRRDGETFAETGRVKVSLDGAAPGPLNELSCTSDGIYANVFVTDTILRIDPVSGRVTAVIDASGLRPESTLADREAVLNGIAQIPGTDRFYLTGKRWPTMYEARFVPQQ, encoded by the coding sequence ATGCGCTTTTCTCCCCTCACACTCACCATCACACTGACGGCCATCCTCTTCACAGCTGCGTGCTCGTCACCAGCCACTTCCTCTGAGCCAGGTGACTCATCGGCGTCGGCCGCCTCGTCCGCCGTCGTCGCACCGACTGCGCCAGCACCCAACCAGCCCGCACAACGCATGCGCGTTGAAACGATCGCCACGCACCCCTTCGACGCCTCCCTCTTCATGGAAGGAATCGAAGTGGAAGGCGGCCACCTCCTGGTTTCATCTGGACTCACCGGCTCCTCGTCCCTTTCGCGCCGAACGCTGACCGGCGAGATCCTTCAAAAAATCGATCTGCCCGCACAATACTTCGGTGAGGGAACCACGAGGGTGGGTGATTCGATCTGGCTCCTGACCTACAAGGCCGGCAAAGCCTTCAAATACGACGCAAAAACGTTCACGAAAACCGCCGAAGCGCATTACGACGGCGAAGGGTGGGGATTGTGCTCCTACGACGACGGGCAAATGTGGATGTCGAACGGCACCGACACGCTCGTGCGGCGCGACGGCGAAACATTCGCGGAAACCGGCCGCGTGAAAGTCTCTCTCGACGGCGCAGCACCGGGCCCGCTCAACGAGCTCTCGTGTACGAGCGACGGAATTTACGCGAACGTGTTTGTGACGGACACTATCCTGCGGATCGACCCTGTCTCCGGACGGGTTACTGCGGTGATCGACGCCAGTGGACTACGCCCCGAGAGCACACTCGCCGATCGGGAAGCTGTCCTCAACGGAATCGCGCAGATCCCTGGCACGGATCGTTTCTATCTGACAGGCAAACGTTGGCCCACCATGTACGAAGCTCGTTTCGTGCCCCAACAGTGA
- a CDS encoding type B 50S ribosomal protein L31, with the protein MKQGIHPDYHPVVFRDRSVNYTFLTRSTRTSDQTIEWEDGNTYPVIDIEVSDKSHPFFTGQRRILDTAGQVEKFNRRYGKRTK; encoded by the coding sequence ATGAAGCAGGGTATTCACCCCGATTACCACCCGGTGGTTTTCCGTGACCGCTCGGTGAACTACACGTTCCTGACCCGCTCCACCCGCACGTCGGATCAGACGATCGAGTGGGAAGATGGCAACACCTACCCGGTGATCGACATCGAAGTTTCGGATAAGTCGCACCCGTTCTTTACGGGCCAGCGCCGTATTCTCGATACCGCCGGCCAGGTTGAGAAGTTCAACCGCCGCTACGGCAAGCGCACCAAGTGA